In Actinoplanes derwentensis, the following proteins share a genomic window:
- a CDS encoding NACHT domain-containing protein yields MAATALAALMLAWFLQNEGLERADKWSSVVFGSVSAGAVCVCVLTWLWRLGNTDPGSERESVLSRLAAAQREQWAAEQAARRVCEPWPLNVRWTANAQTQAVMASWASVRQSAGAGPVDVDSDYARIASVFDRDDIPKRLVMLGEPGSGKSMLAIQLTLQLLAVRRACEPVAVLLSAASWNPVQSLDDWIADQLIAQDRSLVRTTPGPNAEPRSLARDLVACGFVLPVLDGLDELDDHMQRAALIGLSSAAATGRDFVVTCRTKPYQAAVQTCGPIPAAVVVELQPVPATEAAEHLADGPGPTDRRWSAVLAHLRNESGTPLTQALSTPLMIWLTRMVYRNTGRAPEELLTADWAASREGIEQHLLDHLIPATYPGQVDSTRRWLSTLATHLREYRFHDLAWWRISDIRPAPAAHVISIVYVILAAMVTPILAVSVLGASGWGGYFSGYYAFAIGAGIGMTVSFARLLFTDRHYPRRLTSRGVLRSFAVVGAVLFSVPIVGGVSPLKAIICAISGGVVTALASSAEPAPSATTPPASLAMDRNAALASAATIGGAIAAMTTPALLVPEPMLWAASAGIVLAAGLAAVLVSAWGQFCVATLVLAALRKLPLRLSRSLADAQERGVLRRAGSVYQFRHALLRDRLAHPPPVESATDDRSVPV; encoded by the coding sequence TTGGCGGCAACCGCACTGGCGGCGCTGATGCTGGCATGGTTCCTGCAGAACGAAGGCCTGGAGCGCGCTGACAAATGGTCGAGCGTCGTCTTCGGCTCGGTCAGCGCCGGGGCGGTGTGTGTTTGCGTGCTGACCTGGCTGTGGCGCCTCGGCAACACCGATCCCGGGAGCGAACGTGAGTCCGTACTGTCGCGCCTGGCTGCTGCGCAGCGAGAGCAGTGGGCAGCCGAGCAGGCCGCCCGCCGCGTCTGCGAGCCGTGGCCCCTGAACGTACGGTGGACAGCGAACGCCCAGACCCAGGCGGTAATGGCCAGCTGGGCGTCGGTCCGGCAATCGGCGGGCGCCGGTCCGGTCGACGTCGATAGCGACTACGCACGGATCGCGAGCGTGTTCGACCGCGACGACATCCCGAAACGGCTGGTGATGCTCGGCGAGCCAGGGTCGGGCAAGTCAATGCTAGCCATTCAGCTGACCCTTCAACTGCTCGCCGTCCGGCGTGCGTGCGAGCCAGTCGCGGTGCTGCTCAGCGCGGCGAGCTGGAATCCGGTGCAGTCTTTGGACGACTGGATCGCCGACCAGTTGATCGCCCAGGACCGTAGCCTGGTCCGGACGACGCCCGGACCGAACGCCGAGCCGCGCAGCCTAGCCCGAGATCTCGTCGCCTGCGGCTTCGTGTTGCCTGTCCTCGATGGGCTAGATGAACTCGACGACCATATGCAGCGGGCCGCTCTCATCGGCTTATCCAGCGCGGCGGCCACTGGCCGCGACTTCGTCGTCACCTGCCGGACCAAGCCATACCAGGCGGCTGTTCAGACGTGCGGCCCGATTCCGGCAGCTGTGGTGGTGGAGTTACAGCCGGTCCCGGCGACCGAGGCCGCCGAGCATCTCGCCGACGGTCCGGGGCCGACCGACCGGCGCTGGTCGGCAGTCCTGGCCCATCTGCGTAACGAGAGCGGGACTCCGCTGACCCAGGCGCTGTCCACCCCGTTGATGATCTGGCTGACCCGCATGGTGTATCGGAACACAGGCCGCGCGCCGGAGGAGCTACTGACCGCGGACTGGGCTGCTAGCCGGGAGGGCATCGAGCAGCACCTGTTGGACCATCTGATCCCGGCCACCTATCCGGGACAGGTCGACAGCACCCGCCGGTGGCTGTCGACGCTCGCGACCCATCTGAGGGAATATCGGTTCCACGATCTGGCGTGGTGGCGGATCAGCGATATCCGCCCGGCCCCTGCCGCCCACGTGATCTCCATCGTCTACGTCATCCTGGCCGCCATGGTTACACCGATTTTGGCAGTATCGGTCTTGGGTGCGTCTGGCTGGGGCGGCTACTTCTCGGGGTACTACGCGTTTGCCATCGGAGCCGGAATCGGCATGACGGTGTCATTCGCGAGGTTGCTGTTCACGGACCGTCACTATCCGCGGCGGCTGACATCGCGGGGAGTGCTGAGATCGTTCGCCGTGGTAGGTGCGGTCCTGTTTTCTGTCCCAATAGTCGGAGGCGTGAGCCCTCTAAAGGCAATCATTTGCGCTATATCCGGCGGTGTGGTCACGGCGCTGGCGAGCAGCGCGGAACCTGCCCCCTCGGCGACGACTCCACCAGCATCGCTGGCGATGGACCGCAACGCGGCACTCGCCTCGGCGGCGACCATCGGCGGGGCCATCGCCGCCATGACGACACCGGCTCTGCTAGTGCCCGAACCGATGTTGTGGGCCGCCAGCGCAGGGATCGTGCTGGCCGCCGGCCTGGCTGCAGTGCTGGTGAGCGCCTGGGGCCAGTTCTGTGTGGCAACCCTCGTTCTCGCCGCGCTCCGCAAACTTCCACTACGACTTTCCCGAAGCCTGGCCGATGCC
- a CDS encoding IS5 family transposase (programmed frameshift): MSARFELTDAEWVLLQPLLPQNPPRGHRWNDHRTVISGILFRERTGVPWRDLPPRFGNWQTIYQRKRRWALDGTWQRIAERLRLDADIDDPEWTLGIDSTVVRAHQHAAGARHQPPAYQSKLTATGPSAEPEALGRSRGGFGTKLHLAADLRSRPVSRSLTAGQRHDRIGYDQVMAGIRMPRRRGRPRTRPARLLADKAYSVAAIRTGLRRRGIAATIPERRDQRKNRLNRGSRGGRPPRFDTDRYRQRNTVERAISKLKQFRAVATRYGKRAYMYLATVDIATIKIWLRDLTKDQQHTA; the protein is encoded by the exons ATGAGCGCACGATTTGAACTCACCGACGCCGAGTGGGTTCTGCTCCAGCCGCTGCTGCCGCAGAACCCGCCGCGAGGTCACCGCTGGAACGACCACCGCACCGTCATCTCCGGAATCCTGTTCCGAGAACGCACCGGCGTTCCCTGGCGCGACCTGCCACCCCGGTTCGGGAACTGGCAGACCATCTACCAGCGCAAACGCCGCTGGGCCCTCGACGGCACCTGGCAGCGCATCGCCGAACGGCTACGCCTGGACGCCGACATCGACGACCCCGAGTGGACGCTGGGCATCGACTCGACCGTGGTCCGCGCCCACCAACACGCCGCCGGTGCCCGCCACCAGCCCCCGGCCTACCAGTCAAAA CTGACGGCGACCGGCCCGAGCGCCGAACCCGAAGCCCTGGGCCGTTCCCGAGGCGGGTTCGGGACCAAGCTGCACCTGGCCGCCGACCTGCGCAGCAGGCCCGTCTCCCGATCGTTGACCGCCGGCCAACGCCACGACCGCATCGGCTACGACCAGGTCATGGCCGGCATCCGCATGCCCCGCCGCCGCGGCCGGCCCCGCACCCGACCCGCCCGGCTACTGGCCGACAAGGCGTACTCGGTCGCCGCGATCCGCACCGGACTACGCCGACGCGGCATCGCCGCGACCATCCCCGAACGCCGCGACCAGCGCAAAAACCGCCTCAACCGCGGTTCCCGCGGCGGCCGGCCACCCCGCTTCGACACCGACCGGTACCGGCAGCGCAACACCGTCGAACGCGCCATCTCCAAGCTCAAACAGTTCCGCGCTGTCGCCACCCGGTACGGCAAACGGGCATACATGTACCTGGCCACCGTCGACATCGCCACCATCAAAATCTGGCTCCGCGACCTAACCAAAGATCAACAACACACGGCCTAG
- a CDS encoding DUF397 domain-containing protein → MSIESASFDRRLATWKKSSRSGGSGGNCVEVASAPDGGWAIRDSKDPDGPFLLFTLAEWTAFVSGVKDGEFRK, encoded by the coding sequence ATGAGCATTGAATCCGCTAGCTTTGACCGCCGTTTAGCGACGTGGAAGAAGAGCAGCCGTTCGGGTGGCTCCGGTGGGAATTGTGTCGAGGTTGCCAGTGCCCCCGATGGTGGTTGGGCTATCCGGGATAGTAAGGATCCTGACGGCCCATTCCTGCTTTTCACTTTGGCGGAGTGGACTGCTTTTGTCAGCGGCGTCAAAGACGGCGAATTCCGCAAGTAA